One window of Herpetosiphon gulosus genomic DNA carries:
- a CDS encoding HAD family hydrolase produces MPRPVFIDLYFTLIEPDPAYNWATLAAPLLGIEQHAFHAAAGRSYQARMVGTYRLAEEIVDQTLSYLGITVTPEVHATLTKQRLEFFSTLRVYPDSIPTLQALRARGHQIALVTNCSAETIPMMESLGLLNLFDAIAYSCDVRSAKPEPGIYQYALNALNVDPREVVYVGDGDTQEHAGAAKFGMTTVLLQRPQAKVRAVQTDYVIGSLTELLDLAPLNQGA; encoded by the coding sequence ATGCCACGACCTGTGTTTATCGATTTGTACTTTACTTTGATTGAGCCAGACCCAGCCTACAACTGGGCGACGTTGGCGGCTCCATTGTTGGGCATCGAACAGCATGCCTTTCATGCTGCGGCTGGGCGTTCGTATCAAGCGCGGATGGTTGGCACCTATCGCTTGGCCGAAGAGATTGTTGATCAAACCTTGAGCTATTTGGGCATTACGGTTACGCCTGAAGTCCATGCCACACTTACTAAACAACGCTTGGAGTTTTTCAGCACATTACGCGTCTATCCCGATTCGATTCCAACCTTGCAAGCCTTGCGAGCACGCGGCCACCAAATTGCCTTGGTCACCAACTGCTCAGCCGAAACCATTCCAATGATGGAAAGCTTGGGCTTGCTGAATTTGTTTGATGCAATTGCCTACTCCTGTGATGTGCGTTCGGCCAAACCGGAGCCAGGCATTTATCAATATGCGCTCAATGCCTTGAATGTTGATCCACGTGAGGTTGTGTATGTGGGCGATGGCGATACCCAAGAGCATGCCGGCGCAGCCAAATTTGGCATGACCACTGTGCTGCTCCAGCGGCCTCAAGCCAAAGTGCGGGCTGTCCAAACCGATTATGTGATTGGCTCGCTCACTGAATTATTGGATTTAGCGCCACTTAACCAAGGAGCCTAA
- a CDS encoding glycosyltransferase family 4 protein → MKILSALTYYAPHWTGLTMHAQRVAEGLAARGHHVTVLTIQHEPTLPTEEILNGVHVLRLKPAAQISRGMLALNFPFVAAKLIRSHDVVHVHTPQLEALLLSGLCRALNKPLLMSHHGDLVMPTGLINRAIEKVMIGQMVLAGKLARRVSAYSRDYAANSSFLQKFTKKLTYIYPPVDLPTPNPSQVAAWKAELGISDKPIVGFAGRFVEEKGFDFLLKAMPMIAEVFPEVRFVFAGEHKMVYEDFYSTCLPMIEQNRERIVFLGLLRDSQKLANFYAMCDLFTLPSRTDCLAMVQIEALLAGTPLVTSDIPGARVVVQETGFGRLVQTQNPRALADGIIEVLKNPETYKVQPAKVEQVFSVKTILDSYERTMAEMCGQPVSASVV, encoded by the coding sequence ATGAAAATATTATCTGCCTTGACCTACTACGCGCCGCACTGGACGGGCTTGACGATGCATGCCCAACGGGTGGCTGAAGGACTCGCAGCTCGTGGACACCACGTCACTGTTTTAACAATCCAGCATGAGCCAACGCTGCCAACCGAAGAAATCTTGAATGGAGTGCATGTTTTGCGGCTTAAGCCTGCGGCCCAAATTAGCCGTGGCATGCTTGCGCTCAACTTTCCATTTGTTGCCGCTAAATTGATTCGTAGCCACGATGTGGTGCATGTGCATACGCCGCAACTTGAGGCCTTACTGCTCTCAGGTTTATGTCGCGCACTAAATAAACCCTTGTTGATGAGCCATCACGGCGATTTGGTCATGCCAACTGGTTTGATCAATCGGGCGATCGAAAAGGTCATGATTGGCCAGATGGTATTGGCTGGCAAATTGGCGCGGCGCGTTAGTGCCTATAGTCGCGATTACGCCGCAAACTCCAGCTTTTTGCAAAAATTTACCAAAAAATTAACCTATATTTACCCACCTGTTGATTTACCCACCCCCAATCCAAGCCAAGTTGCCGCTTGGAAGGCTGAACTTGGGATCAGCGATAAGCCGATTGTTGGTTTTGCTGGGCGCTTCGTTGAAGAAAAAGGCTTTGATTTCTTACTCAAAGCTATGCCAATGATCGCCGAAGTCTTTCCTGAGGTGCGCTTTGTGTTTGCTGGCGAGCACAAAATGGTCTATGAAGATTTTTATTCCACCTGCTTGCCGATGATCGAGCAAAACCGCGAACGAATTGTGTTCCTCGGGTTATTACGCGATTCGCAAAAACTTGCCAATTTTTATGCAATGTGCGACTTGTTTACCTTGCCCAGCCGCACCGATTGTTTGGCAATGGTGCAAATCGAAGCCTTGCTAGCAGGCACGCCGTTGGTCACCAGCGATATTCCAGGTGCACGGGTTGTCGTGCAGGAAACAGGTTTTGGGCGCTTGGTTCAAACTCAAAATCCTCGTGCCTTGGCCGACGGCATTATTGAAGTGCTAAAAAACCCTGAAACCTATAAAGTGCAGCCCGCCAAAGTTGAACAAGTCTTTTCAGTCAAAACCATTCTCGATAGCTACGAGCGGACGATGGCCGAAATGTGTGGTCAGCCCGTTTCTGCCTCGGTTGTATAA
- a CDS encoding glycosyltransferase, whose product MDRPSVSIIVINFNGKKHLVACLNSLFAQRYPSSALEIIVVDNASHDGSCDLIRQQFPKVRLIENRENLGFAPAVNQAVRLSQAQYVALINNDAKADPNWIEHLVADIEAHQAEKVLAVGAKMLNWEGQQIDFIQAALNIFGHGNQPFTRMPTASVAGHAGPQLFACGGAMLADRAAFLAIGGFDESYFAYFEDVDFGWRAWLLGYQIRFNPAAIVYHRQHATANTMGGHQIRTLLERNALRTIIKHYADEQLWRILPAALLLIIQRSLLDGSGGFDRKEFDLRLRKQGDQTSTMQVPKIMLSYIAALGDVLDGWDSLWAERQRLQKLRQRSDAELFNLFEQPFGLIDIDIQLHMQQEQLIDSFKLRELMPNPTTNVLIVSIDPLHEALAGPAIRSVQIAKQLSQTCNVVLAAPDRADLAIPNVQTIAFPSNDGTSLGELALNAEVLIVQGYSLQKYPQLVNAERILVVDLYDPFHFEALELAERRGLSLERAIELNDSSVAALTEQLALGDFFICASERQRDLWLGALTVSKRLTPEHYRNDPTLRKLIDIVPFGLPSEPPQATQPVMRGVIQGINQDDVIALWGGGIWEWLDPLTIIRAMAELQQSHPQLKLVFMGGQHPNAQDVGVMQRYGEAVELAKQLGLYAKTVFFNQTWVAYDQRVNYLLEADLGVSAHHNHTETRFAFRTRLLDYLWASLPMIVSAGDSLADLVQQQQLGQVVAIEDVQGWVKALVHAAEQPTDRQQRQAQFAQIQQAYTWEQACAPLVEFCRQPHYAADKRRNVKAQSKQQGHTSMRYRMDELDRVVAEKNDHIAQLEQHIKGLENGKVMRLLKWANRLRKS is encoded by the coding sequence ATGGATCGGCCCAGCGTTTCGATCATTGTGATCAATTTCAATGGTAAAAAACACCTCGTTGCTTGTTTAAATTCGTTGTTTGCTCAGCGCTACCCAAGCAGTGCGCTTGAAATAATCGTCGTCGATAATGCCTCGCACGATGGCTCCTGCGATCTCATTCGTCAGCAATTCCCCAAGGTTCGCTTAATCGAAAATCGTGAGAATCTGGGTTTTGCTCCAGCAGTTAATCAGGCTGTGCGGCTCAGTCAAGCCCAATATGTTGCTTTGATCAATAACGATGCCAAAGCCGATCCCAATTGGATTGAGCATTTAGTTGCCGATATCGAAGCCCATCAAGCCGAAAAGGTGCTTGCGGTTGGCGCAAAAATGCTCAATTGGGAAGGCCAGCAGATTGATTTTATTCAAGCGGCGCTGAATATTTTTGGCCATGGCAATCAGCCTTTTACGCGCATGCCAACGGCCAGTGTTGCCGGCCACGCTGGCCCGCAACTCTTTGCTTGTGGCGGAGCAATGCTGGCCGATCGCGCGGCGTTTTTGGCAATTGGCGGCTTTGACGAAAGCTACTTTGCCTATTTTGAAGATGTCGATTTTGGCTGGCGAGCATGGTTATTGGGCTATCAAATTCGCTTTAATCCAGCGGCGATCGTCTATCATCGCCAACATGCCACCGCCAACACCATGGGCGGACATCAAATTCGCACCTTGCTTGAACGCAACGCCCTGCGCACCATCATCAAACATTATGCCGATGAGCAATTGTGGCGAATTCTGCCAGCCGCGCTATTATTGATTATTCAGCGCAGTTTGCTTGATGGCAGTGGTGGCTTTGATCGCAAAGAATTCGATTTACGCTTGCGCAAACAGGGCGACCAAACCAGCACCATGCAAGTCCCCAAGATTATGTTGAGTTATATCGCGGCTTTGGGCGATGTACTAGATGGTTGGGATAGCTTGTGGGCTGAGCGCCAACGGCTGCAAAAGCTTCGCCAACGCAGCGACGCTGAATTATTTAATTTATTTGAACAACCATTTGGCTTGATCGATATTGATATTCAATTGCATATGCAACAAGAACAATTGATTGATAGCTTTAAATTGCGAGAACTTATGCCCAACCCTACCACAAATGTGTTGATTGTCAGCATTGATCCGTTGCACGAGGCTTTGGCTGGTCCGGCTATCCGTAGCGTACAAATCGCCAAGCAACTAAGCCAAACATGCAACGTGGTATTAGCAGCGCCGGATCGAGCAGATCTAGCTATTCCTAATGTTCAAACTATTGCCTTTCCTAGCAACGATGGCACAAGTTTGGGCGAGCTGGCACTCAATGCTGAAGTGCTGATTGTCCAAGGCTATAGCTTGCAAAAGTATCCTCAATTGGTCAATGCTGAGCGCATTTTGGTTGTCGATCTCTACGATCCATTTCATTTTGAGGCGCTCGAACTAGCCGAACGACGCGGATTAAGCCTCGAACGCGCGATCGAGCTAAATGATTCAAGTGTGGCAGCCCTGACTGAACAGCTAGCACTTGGCGATTTCTTCATCTGTGCTAGCGAACGCCAGCGCGATTTGTGGCTAGGAGCCTTGACCGTTAGCAAGCGCTTGACTCCTGAACATTATCGTAACGATCCAACCTTGCGCAAACTGATCGATATTGTGCCATTTGGCTTGCCCAGTGAGCCACCCCAAGCAACTCAACCCGTCATGCGCGGGGTGATTCAAGGTATTAATCAAGACGATGTGATTGCGTTATGGGGCGGCGGCATTTGGGAATGGCTTGATCCATTGACGATCATTCGCGCCATGGCAGAATTGCAGCAGAGCCACCCCCAATTAAAGCTGGTATTTATGGGCGGGCAACATCCTAATGCTCAAGATGTGGGGGTGATGCAGCGTTATGGCGAGGCAGTTGAGCTAGCAAAACAGCTCGGTTTATACGCTAAAACAGTTTTTTTCAATCAAACCTGGGTCGCCTATGATCAACGGGTCAACTATTTACTTGAGGCTGATCTTGGGGTTAGCGCTCATCATAATCATACTGAAACCCGCTTTGCCTTTCGCACGCGGTTGCTCGATTACCTTTGGGCCAGCTTGCCAATGATCGTCTCGGCAGGCGATAGTTTGGCCGATTTGGTCCAGCAACAACAGCTTGGCCAGGTTGTCGCAATCGAAGATGTACAGGGTTGGGTCAAGGCGTTGGTGCATGCCGCCGAACAACCAACCGATCGTCAGCAACGCCAAGCCCAATTTGCCCAAATTCAACAGGCCTATACGTGGGAGCAAGCTTGTGCCCCGTTGGTCGAGTTTTGTCGCCAACCACACTATGCTGCCGATAAACGCCGCAATGTTAAAGCTCAAAGTAAACAACAAGGCCACACCAGCATGCGTTACCGCATGGATGAGCTTGATCGGGTGGTTGCTGAAAAAAACGACCATATCGCCCAACTTGAGCAGCACATCAAAGGCCTCGAAAATGGCAAAGTGATGCGCTTGTTAAAGTGGGCTAATCGCCTGCGAAAAAGTTAA
- a CDS encoding thiamine diphosphokinase translates to MLAVIIADAPQADIRMALPLLSRTDLLIAADGGARHALNHGVTPHVIIGDLDSIQPATLEIMQARKVEIQRFPAAKNETDLELALLLAVERGADQIRILAALGGRPDMHMANQLLLTHPALIGRDVALLDANWEVRLIRDQLQLQGKLGLRVSLLPLGDVAGVRTEGLRYPLRDEDLPIGPARGVSNEFATTSAQVSIRSGLLLAMIERELQAGYLA, encoded by the coding sequence ATGCTAGCAGTTATTATTGCCGACGCGCCGCAGGCCGATATTCGGATGGCTTTGCCCTTGTTGAGCCGCACCGATTTGTTGATTGCTGCTGATGGTGGGGCACGCCATGCCTTGAATCACGGGGTTACGCCGCATGTGATTATTGGCGATTTAGATTCGATTCAGCCTGCAACCTTGGAGATTATGCAAGCCCGCAAGGTTGAGATTCAGCGCTTTCCAGCGGCCAAAAACGAAACCGACCTCGAGTTGGCGTTGTTGCTGGCGGTTGAACGTGGCGCAGATCAGATTCGGATTTTGGCGGCGCTTGGTGGTCGGCCCGATATGCATATGGCCAATCAACTCTTGTTAACTCATCCAGCTTTGATTGGGCGTGACGTGGCGCTGCTTGATGCCAACTGGGAAGTACGTTTGATTCGTGATCAATTACAGCTGCAAGGCAAACTTGGTTTGCGGGTTTCACTTTTGCCCTTGGGTGATGTTGCGGGGGTGCGGACTGAAGGCTTGCGCTACCCATTGCGCGACGAAGATTTGCCGATTGGCCCAGCGCGAGGCGTTAGCAACGAATTTGCAACGACCTCAGCCCAAGTCAGCATTCGCTCAGGGCTGTTGTTGGCAATGATCGAGCGCGAGCTCCAAGCGGGCTATTTGGCTTAA